The following coding sequences are from one Pseudonocardia sp. HH130630-07 window:
- a CDS encoding glucose-6-phosphate dehydrogenase (catalyzes the formation of D-glucono-1,5-lactone 6-phosphate from D-glucose 6-phosphate) yields MTPIRRPLRSSISFRTPIPGSGVTSTFTRATVRPATTNPAAPVRPPGPRVRTIMSLPPYVVVLFGATGDLALRKLFPGLLRLHNAGLLPTELRIIGSGRHSPGTDDEFRDRIRDALEDTTGWDGLAPTLSFVVSDADDGTDLADAVRQAEQELGGDDGGGEDTVRRLVYLSVPPEAMPDMVAMLGRTGIADRSRLVVEKPFGTDLASAKELNAGLREVYAEADIFRIDHFLGKESVQNILALRFANGLFEPVWNAGHVRYVQIDVPEEIGIEGRASFMESTGTFRDMISTHLFQILGFVALEPPAELTPDALHEVKAAVFDAAAPLDPQRVVFGQYAGYRDEDGVADDSRVETFVALEARIDNERWSGVPFLLRTGKAMGATRGTVTIGFAEPSPSVFGQGSGSSGNGGGSGEAGDPPTELVLELAETPSAELDVRAKVPGPELRLGRRSA; encoded by the coding sequence ATGACGCCGATCCGGCGCCCGTTGCGCAGCTCGATCTCCTTCCGCACCCCGATCCCGGGCAGCGGAGTCACGTCGACGTTCACCCGTGCAACGGTACGCCCTGCCACGACGAACCCGGCCGCGCCGGTTCGACCGCCCGGACCCCGGGTACGGACGATCATGTCTCTGCCCCCGTACGTCGTCGTGCTCTTCGGCGCCACCGGCGACCTCGCGCTGCGCAAGCTCTTCCCGGGGCTGCTGCGCCTGCACAACGCCGGCCTGCTCCCCACGGAGCTGCGGATCATCGGATCCGGACGGCACTCCCCGGGCACCGACGACGAGTTCCGCGACCGCATCCGGGACGCGCTCGAGGACACGACGGGCTGGGACGGCCTCGCACCGACACTGTCGTTCGTCGTGTCCGACGCCGACGACGGCACCGACCTGGCCGACGCGGTCCGGCAGGCGGAGCAGGAGCTGGGTGGGGACGACGGCGGCGGGGAGGACACCGTGCGCCGGCTCGTCTACCTGTCCGTCCCGCCCGAGGCGATGCCGGACATGGTCGCCATGCTCGGCCGGACCGGGATCGCCGACCGCTCGCGCCTGGTGGTGGAGAAGCCGTTCGGCACCGACCTGGCGTCGGCGAAGGAGCTCAACGCCGGGCTGCGCGAGGTCTACGCCGAGGCCGACATCTTCCGGATCGACCACTTCCTCGGCAAGGAGTCGGTGCAGAACATCCTCGCGCTCCGGTTCGCCAACGGCCTGTTCGAGCCGGTCTGGAACGCCGGGCACGTCCGCTACGTGCAGATCGACGTGCCCGAGGAGATCGGGATCGAGGGCCGCGCGTCGTTCATGGAGTCCACCGGCACGTTCCGGGACATGATCTCCACCCACCTGTTCCAGATCCTCGGCTTCGTCGCGCTGGAACCGCCCGCGGAACTGACCCCGGACGCGCTGCACGAGGTGAAGGCCGCGGTGTTCGACGCCGCGGCGCCGCTGGACCCGCAGCGTGTCGTCTTCGGGCAGTACGCCGGCTACCGCGACGAGGACGGCGTCGCCGACGACTCCCGGGTCGAGACGTTCGTCGCGCTCGAGGCCCGGATCGACAACGAGCGCTGGTCCGGCGTCCCGTTCCTGCTGCGGACCGGCAAGGCGATGGGCGCGACCCGCGGCACCGTGACGATCGGGTTCGCCGAGCCGTCGCCGTCGGTGTTCGGGCAGGGCAGTGGGAGCAGTGGGAACGGCGGGGGCAGCGGGGAGGCGGGTGACCCGCCGACCGAGCTCGTCCTGGAGCTGGCCGAGACCCCGAGCGCCGAGCTCGACGTGCGCGCCAAGGTCCCGGGCCCGGAGCTGCGGCTCGGCCGGAGATCGGCCTGA
- a CDS encoding cation:proton antiporter regulatory subunit → MNVDVTPLPGIGVRKEIELRNGRRIGVIAKRDGKIDLILSRADDPDACVAELPLTTEEAGALANLLGAPQLVNQLNDEHADLPGITTRKLPLKHNSPYDARPLGDTALRTRTQVSVVAVMRAGQVHPSPTPDFVLAAGDIVIAVGTTEKLEQAATILARG, encoded by the coding sequence GTGAACGTCGACGTGACTCCGCTGCCCGGGATCGGGGTGCGGAAGGAGATCGAGCTGCGCAACGGGCGCCGGATCGGCGTCATCGCCAAACGGGACGGGAAGATCGACCTGATCCTGTCCCGGGCCGACGATCCGGACGCCTGTGTCGCCGAGCTGCCGCTGACCACCGAGGAGGCCGGCGCGCTGGCGAACCTGCTCGGCGCCCCGCAACTGGTCAACCAGCTCAACGACGAGCACGCGGACCTCCCGGGCATCACCACCCGCAAGCTGCCGCTCAAGCACAACAGCCCGTACGACGCGCGCCCGCTCGGCGACACCGCGCTGCGCACCCGCACCCAGGTGTCGGTGGTCGCGGTGATGCGCGCCGGGCAGGTGCACCCGTCGCCGACCCCGGACTTCGTGCTCGCCGCCGGTGACATCGTCATCGCGGTCGGGACGACGGAGAAGCTCGAGCAGGCCGCCACGATCCTCGCGCGCGGCTGA
- a CDS encoding cation:proton antiporter, whose amino-acid sequence MDHTALELLELGAVFFGLGLLGRLAQKIGLSPIPLYLLGGLAFGSGGIFPLGDIGDFTSLAGEVGVVLLLLLLGLEYSAAELMTGLRRSWTAGLLDIVLNAAPGVAVALILGWGPVGAMVMGGVTYISSSGIVAKVLSDLGRLGNRETPVILSILVFEDLVMALYLPILTALLLGVTLWGGISAVAISLGVIAVVLVVALRYGRFVSAIVDSDDREVFLLKILGAALLVAGFAQAMQVSAAVGAFLLGIAVSGSTAENATKLLEPLRDLFAAVFFVVFGLSTDPKAIPPVLGWALVLALATTLTKFATGWWAAKQAGIARMGRARAGAALVARGEFSIVIAGLAVGYAAVPAELSALATAYVLIMAVLGPIAARYVEPVVRAVPSRARSAVTA is encoded by the coding sequence TTGGACCACACCGCGCTCGAACTGCTCGAACTCGGGGCCGTCTTCTTCGGCCTCGGGCTGCTCGGCCGGCTCGCCCAGAAGATCGGGCTGTCACCGATCCCGCTGTACCTGCTCGGCGGGCTCGCCTTCGGTTCCGGCGGGATCTTCCCGCTCGGCGACATCGGCGACTTCACCTCGCTGGCCGGGGAGGTCGGCGTCGTCCTGCTGCTCCTGCTGCTCGGGCTGGAGTACTCCGCGGCCGAGCTGATGACCGGACTGCGCCGGTCCTGGACGGCCGGGCTGCTCGACATCGTGCTCAACGCCGCGCCCGGCGTCGCGGTGGCGCTGATCCTCGGCTGGGGCCCCGTCGGGGCCATGGTGATGGGCGGCGTCACCTACATCTCCTCGTCCGGGATCGTCGCCAAGGTGCTGTCCGACCTGGGTCGGCTCGGTAACCGGGAGACCCCGGTGATCTTGTCGATACTGGTGTTCGAGGACCTCGTGATGGCCCTCTACCTGCCGATCCTCACCGCGCTGCTGCTCGGCGTGACGCTCTGGGGCGGGATCAGCGCCGTCGCGATCTCGCTCGGCGTGATCGCGGTCGTGCTGGTCGTGGCGCTGCGGTACGGGCGGTTCGTCTCGGCGATCGTCGACTCCGACGACCGCGAGGTCTTCCTGCTCAAGATCCTCGGCGCCGCGCTGCTGGTCGCCGGGTTCGCCCAGGCCATGCAGGTCTCCGCGGCCGTCGGTGCGTTCCTGCTCGGGATCGCGGTGTCCGGCTCGACCGCGGAGAACGCCACGAAGCTCCTCGAACCGCTGCGCGACCTGTTCGCCGCCGTGTTCTTCGTGGTCTTCGGCCTCTCCACCGACCCGAAGGCGATCCCGCCGGTGCTCGGGTGGGCGCTCGTCCTGGCCCTGGCGACGACGCTCACGAAGTTCGCCACCGGCTGGTGGGCCGCGAAGCAGGCCGGGATCGCCCGGATGGGCCGGGCCCGGGCCGGTGCGGCGCTCGTCGCGCGCGGTGAGTTCTCGATCGTGATCGCCGGGCTGGCCGTCGGCTACGCCGCGGTGCCGGCCGAGCTGTCCGCGCTGGCGACGGCCTACGTACTGATCATGGCGGTGCTCGGCCCCATCGCCGCCCGCTACGTCGAGCCCGTGGTGCGGGCGGTGCCGAGCCGCGCGAGATCCGCCGTCACGGCCTGA
- the rsmI gene encoding 16S rRNA (cytidine(1402)-2'-O)-methyltransferase: MSPAPASGRLVLAATPLGDPRDASPRLCELIGTADVIAAEDTRRFRTLAGALGVTWTGKIVSHYDAVEAERLPGLLAAVRDGSTVLVVSDAGMPAVSDPGYRLVAAAAAEDLPVTCVPGPSAVTTALVLSGLPVERFCFDGFPPRRSGERRRWLETLRDERRAIVVFESPRRTADLLDDAVAVLGPDRRAAVCRELTKTYEQVVRGTLAELAAWASSGDVLGEVTVVLAGAEERAAPPVESLVAAVRERTDDGERLKDAVAAVAGAAGVPKRELYNATLAARD; this comes from the coding sequence GTGTCGCCCGCTCCCGCCTCCGGCCGTCTGGTCCTCGCCGCAACCCCGCTGGGTGACCCCCGGGACGCATCGCCCCGGTTGTGCGAGCTCATCGGTACCGCCGACGTGATCGCGGCCGAGGACACCCGCCGCTTCCGCACGCTCGCCGGGGCGCTCGGCGTCACCTGGACCGGCAAGATCGTGAGCCACTACGACGCGGTCGAGGCCGAGCGCCTGCCCGGCCTGCTCGCCGCGGTGCGGGACGGGTCGACGGTGCTCGTCGTGAGCGACGCCGGGATGCCCGCGGTCTCCGACCCCGGGTACCGCCTGGTGGCCGCGGCCGCCGCCGAGGACCTGCCGGTGACCTGCGTCCCCGGCCCGTCCGCGGTGACGACGGCGCTGGTCCTGTCCGGGCTGCCGGTCGAGCGCTTCTGCTTCGACGGTTTCCCGCCGCGCCGGTCCGGCGAGCGCCGCCGCTGGCTGGAGACCCTGCGCGACGAGCGACGGGCGATCGTCGTGTTCGAGTCGCCCCGGCGGACCGCCGACCTGCTCGACGACGCCGTCGCGGTGCTGGGCCCCGACCGCAGGGCCGCGGTCTGCCGGGAGCTGACGAAGACCTACGAGCAGGTCGTGCGGGGGACGCTCGCGGAACTGGCCGCGTGGGCGTCCTCCGGCGACGTCCTGGGCGAGGTGACGGTCGTGCTGGCCGGCGCGGAGGAGCGGGCGGCACCCCCGGTGGAGAGCCTCGTCGCCGCCGTCCGTGAACGCACCGACGACGGCGAACGCCTCAAGGACGCCGTCGCCGCCGTCGCCGGGGCCGCCGGGGTGCCGAAGCGGGAGCTGTACAACGCGACGCTCGCGGCCCGGGACTGA
- a CDS encoding dolichyl-phosphate-mannose--protein mannosyltransferase gives MATSTADAGSRVAGAAPEPGLAPRGTPPPLRRADPGPAARLGVPPPTDRLRGWLVTAAVVLLAAALRFYDLGEPTDRGTPVFDEKHYVPQAWEMVRNGGIENNPGYERVVHPPLAKQLIALGQLIFGYDGVGWRISVAVAGVLTVLFVVRAGRRLTRSTALGGLAGVLLITDGLSHVQSRMGMLDAFHPLFVTAAFAALLCDRDDVRARMARVIAEGRVRDHPFGPRWGVRWWRLVAGVCLGLACAVKWNGSFYVAAFGLLCVLWDVSLRRRAGVARPWAGTAVRDLAPALWALALVPVLTYVSSWWAWFGSENGVDRHQVGREIGSGGPFSWLPDALRSLWYYHGEALTFHSNLTTASAGRHPWESKPWTWPMGLRPMLYHYSDSATGCGADDCVSAVMLIGTPALWWASIPVLLWGLWRAVTRLDWRWTAVLVGYGAGFLPWFTNLDRQMYFFYMMPVAPFLVLATTLAMGRMLGHAGQSEVRLRAGRLVVSGWVALILVNFVWLWPILVGDPITAAHWQAELWLPSWR, from the coding sequence ATGGCCACCTCGACCGCCGACGCCGGGAGCCGGGTCGCCGGTGCGGCGCCGGAACCAGGCCTGGCTCCGCGCGGGACCCCACCGCCGTTGCGCCGCGCCGATCCCGGCCCGGCCGCCCGGCTCGGCGTCCCGCCACCGACCGACCGGTTGCGCGGCTGGCTGGTCACCGCGGCCGTCGTGCTCCTCGCCGCCGCGCTGCGGTTCTACGACCTGGGCGAACCCACCGACCGCGGCACCCCGGTCTTCGACGAGAAGCACTACGTGCCGCAGGCCTGGGAGATGGTCCGCAACGGCGGTATCGAGAACAACCCCGGCTACGAACGTGTCGTCCACCCGCCGCTGGCCAAGCAGCTCATCGCGCTGGGCCAGCTGATCTTCGGCTACGACGGCGTCGGCTGGCGGATCTCGGTCGCGGTCGCCGGGGTGCTGACGGTCCTGTTCGTCGTCCGGGCCGGACGGCGCCTCACCCGGTCGACCGCGCTGGGCGGGCTCGCCGGCGTCCTGCTGATCACCGACGGTCTGTCCCACGTGCAGTCCCGGATGGGGATGCTCGACGCGTTCCACCCGCTGTTCGTGACCGCGGCCTTCGCCGCGCTGCTCTGCGACCGGGACGACGTGCGCGCCCGGATGGCCCGGGTGATCGCCGAGGGACGGGTCCGGGACCATCCGTTCGGTCCCCGCTGGGGGGTGCGCTGGTGGCGGCTGGTCGCCGGCGTCTGCCTGGGGCTCGCCTGCGCGGTGAAGTGGAACGGCTCGTTCTACGTGGCCGCGTTCGGCCTGCTCTGCGTGCTGTGGGACGTCTCCCTGCGCCGCCGGGCCGGGGTCGCGCGGCCGTGGGCCGGCACCGCCGTCCGGGATCTCGCACCCGCGCTGTGGGCGCTCGCGCTGGTGCCGGTGCTGACCTACGTGTCGTCCTGGTGGGCCTGGTTCGGCAGCGAGAACGGGGTCGACCGCCACCAGGTCGGGCGCGAGATCGGCAGCGGCGGGCCGTTCTCCTGGCTCCCCGACGCCCTGCGGTCGCTCTGGTACTACCACGGCGAGGCCCTGACGTTCCATTCCAACCTCACGACCGCATCGGCCGGGCGGCACCCGTGGGAGTCGAAGCCGTGGACCTGGCCGATGGGCCTGCGTCCGATGCTCTACCACTACTCCGACTCCGCGACCGGGTGCGGCGCGGACGACTGCGTCTCCGCGGTGATGCTGATCGGCACGCCGGCCCTGTGGTGGGCGTCGATCCCGGTGCTGCTGTGGGGCCTGTGGCGGGCCGTCACCCGGCTGGACTGGCGGTGGACGGCCGTGCTGGTCGGCTACGGCGCCGGGTTCCTGCCCTGGTTCACCAACCTCGACCGGCAGATGTACTTCTTCTACATGATGCCGGTGGCCCCGTTCCTGGTGCTGGCGACGACGCTCGCCATGGGACGGATGCTCGGCCACGCCGGACAGTCCGAGGTCCGGCTCCGGGCCGGGCGGCTCGTCGTCTCGGGATGGGTGGCGCTGATCCTGGTCAACT